From the genome of Leptotrichia sp. HSP-342:
AATTACATTTTCTGGGAAAAGATTTTCAGTAGAGCCGCTGCTGACTTTACATACCATGACAGGATCTATCACAATAGGATTTTTCAGATTCTTCAAAATAGAGCCTACATACTCTATGATTTCTACTGTCGGAAGCATCCCTGTCTTTAATGCATCTACTCCAATTCCGTTTACAACAGTATCAACTTGCTCTTTTATAACATCCAATTCAATTGGAAAAACTTTGTGAGCCCAGCTATTTCTAGGATCCATTGTAACAATAACCGTAAGAGCATTCATTCCATAAACGCCTCTTTCCTGAAATGTCTTCAAATCTGCTTGTATTCCAGCTCCTCCACTCGTATCCGAACCTGCGATTGTTAAAACTTTTTTAATAGACATATTGCTACCTCCTATTTTATATATTTTAAAATTTATCTTGCAAATTCAATATTTTTCATAATTTCTCTTGCAATTTCAGGCTTGTTCATTGTATAAATATGAATTCCTTTAATTCCGTAAGCTAGCAATTCTATAATCTGTTCGCTCGCATACATTATTCCAGCTTTTTTCATTGACTCTAGATTATCTCCATATTTTTCTAATAGTTTATCCAATTTTTTAGGAACAGAACATTTTGACAACTCTATAATCCTTTTTATCTGTTTTGCATTTGTAACTGGCATAATCCCAGCAACTAAAGGAACTTTTATATCCAGCTTTTCAGCTTGTTCCTTAAATTTTATAAAAATATTGTTATCAAAGAACATTTGGGAAGTCAAAAAATCTGTTCCAGCCTCAACTTTATTTTTTAAATGGAACAAGTCCACTAAATCATTATTTTCATAATGTGTTTCAGGATAAAATGCTCCCCCAATTGAAAAATCATGAAATTCTCTATTTTTTCTCAAATCCCTAATTAATTCAGAAGCATACTTATAATCTCCTTTGTTATAAATCTCTTCTGTTTCCCCAACTGGTACATCTCCACGTAAAGCTAATATATTTTTTACATTATGATTTTTTGCTTCCTGGAGGTAATCATTAATTTCACTTTTTTTACTTCCTACGCAAGTTAAATGAGCCAGAACCTCAGTTTTTAGATTATTTTTTATATATGATGCCATTTCAATAGTTCCACCTTTAGTTTTCCCACCAGCACCATACGTAACGCTTATAAAATCTGGTTTATATTCTACAAGTTCAGCTGTAACATTTTTTAATTTTTCTTCAGAAAAATTTTTGTTTGGTGGAAAAATTTCAAAGGAAATTAGATGCTCTTTCTGTTCAAACATATCCTTTATTTTCATTAGACCTCCTAAGTTAAATATCAAATTATTCTTAATCAATTTATGCATTTTAAGCAGTTTTTATTCCTCAAAAAATTCCCCAATTTTTCTATATTTATCATATCTTCTTTTAAGCAACTCTCTTAGTGAAAATTTATCAATCCGTTTAAATTCCTTCACAACCATTTCTTTTAAATTTTGCGCTGTTTCTTTAAAATTTCTATGAGCTCCTCCTAAAGGTTCTTTTATAATTTCATCTATTACCCCGAGACTTTTTAGACTAATCGCATCCATTTTTAAACTTTTTGCAGCTTCTGCAGCTTTCGTTGAATCATTAAAAAGAATTGAGGCGCATCCCTCCGGAGAAATAACAGAATATACACTATTTTCAAACATTAAAATTGAGTCTGCCACACCAATTCCTAATGCTCCTCCACTTCCTCCTTCTCCAATAACAACAGACACAATTGGTACACGGAATCCAAACATTTCTGCTAAATTTTTAGCAATAGCCTCTCCTTGCCCTTTTTCTTCGGCTTCTATTCCAGGATACGCTCCAGCTGTATCAATTAATGTCAGAATTGGTAATTTAAAACGTTCTGCCATTCTCATTAATCTAAGAGCCTTTCTATACCCTTCAGGACTCGCCATACCAAAATTTCTAAAAATATTTGATTCAATGTCTCTTCCTTTTTGCTGCCCTATTATCATTATTTTATAACCATCAATTGTTGCAAGCCCTCCTACAATGGCATTATCATCCTTTGAAAGCCTATCACCGTGAAGTTCTATAAAATCCTGCGTCAATTCCTTTATATAATCCAAAGTATATGGTCTCTGAGGATTTCTTGAAATTTGAATTCTATTCCAGGCATCCATTTCATTTTCCTCAAAATCTCTATATTTATCTTCGAGGTTTTTTTCAAGTTCTGTTATTTGAGCAGAAAAATCAATGTTTCTTTCAGCTGAAAATCTTTTTAATTCGGCTATATTATCTTCCAATTCTTTAATTTCATCTTTTATACTCATATTTTTATCCTTTCGTTTGAAAAATTTTAAAGTTTACACTAATTTTTCCAATACTCTATAAATCGTTGTTTTTAAGTCTTTTCTTTCTGAAATTATATCAATCATTCCGTGTTCTAGCAAAAATTCTGCCCTTTGAAACCCTTTTGGCAATTTCTGATTTACAGTCTGCTCAATAACTCTAGGTCCTGCGAAAGCGATAAAAGCATTTGGCTCTGTTATGATAACATCTCCAAGCATCGCAAAAGAAGCTGTCACTCCACCTGTAGTCGGATCAACAGGCACAGAAATAAATGGAATTCCTGCTTCATTCAATCTTTTTACTGCCCCTGAAGTCTTTGCCATTTGCATAAGTGACAAGATTCCTTCCTGCATTCTTGCACCACCAGAGCTTGAAACTACTACAACTGGTATTTTTCTTTTAAGCCCTCGTTCCAATGCCCTTGTAATCTTTTCTCCAACAACTGAACCCATGCTTCCACCCATAAAACTGAATTCCATTGCGGCAATACTAACTTCTATCCCATTTATTTTTCCGACTCCACTAATTACACCATCTAACATACGACTTTTCTCACGTGAAGTTTCTAATTTTTCCTCATATCCAGGAAAGTTCAGTACATCTTTTGAATTAAGTGTCATATCTCTTTCCATAAAAGTCTCCTCGTCAATTAGAAGCTCAATTCTTTCAAAAGCTGTAAGCCTAAAATAATTTCCACATTTTGGACATACATTTAAATTATTTTTCAGATCCTCGTTATAAATAATCTCATTACATTGATTACATTTTTTCCACTTATTGTCATCTACAATATCAACTGTCAATTTTGATTTGGATGTAAGTGTTACATATTTATTTTTTGATTTTCTACTTGAAAATAAACCCATTTTCTTCACCTCTCAAGAATTTTATATTTTTAAATTAAAATAACAGGTGTTACAATACCCTATATGATACTATATTTATATTAGATTTTTCTTTGATAAAAATACTTTTAAAAAAATGCTTTGTCTATAATCGAAAAATTATAGTTGTCAAAAGAAAGTGAATAACAGCAAAGAAAAAATCTGCTACTTCCATCTTTTATACCATACTTCTTATCACCCACTATAAAAAGACCTTCGTGAGCAAGTTGAGCTCTTATCTGATGTTTTCTTCCAGTAATCAGTTCAATATCTAAAAGTAAAATATTTTTATTATTTTTTTCTAGTAATTTTAATATCTTTTTTGAATTTTCTAATTTATCAAGATTTATCTGCTTAAAATAAGTGATACTTTTTTTAGACTCTCCTAAAATATGCTTTTCAGAGACAATAACTTTATTTTCCATTGTTGTCAAATAATTTTCAATTTTAAAATCTTTCAAATTAAGATTTTTTTCTTTAAACTTAGGATGTTCAGTTACATTTCTATTATGAACAATTGCAAAATATTTTTTATGAACTTCATTATCTCTAATTTTTTGAGAAATATATCTAAGAAACTTTAAAGTTTTACAACCAATAACAAGACCCGATGTTTCAAAATCCAGTCTATTCGCAAAATTAATATTTTCACTTTTATAAATTTCCTTAAAAACTTCAGCAAGTCCATATTTGTGCCCTGTTCCTTTATGCATCGGAATATTTTCCTTTTTATTCACAATAAAAAAATCTTCATTTTCAAAAATAACCATTTTTTTATATTTTTCTAGATCACTTTCTAAAATTTTTAAATTTTTCTCCTTGGCTATATTCACACTGTTTCCTGTTTTTCCAATATTTCCTGAAGATAAATTTCTAATTATAATTTTATCATTTAGCAAAAGACGATAATTCTCTTTTGATTTTTTTCCATTAATTTTAATATCTCCAGACCTTATCGCTCCAAAAATCCTGCTAAGCGACTCTTCCTTAAAATTTTTTCTTAAATATCTGTCAAGCCGCATTCCTTCCATCTCAGAATTTACAATAACTTCCTTTTTCTCCAAGAATTTCCTCATTTCTTAATTATTATGAATTTTTATACTTTCAACTATCCCTATCATTATAAATGAAGCTAGAAACGAGCTTCCACCATAACTCATAAATAACAATGGTTTCCCTGTAACCGGAACAAGTCCAATTGTCATTCCTACGTTTACAATTACGTGCATAAAGATAACGCCCGCTATACCGTATAATATGAGGCGACCAAAATCATCCTGTACGATTCGTGATATCCTCATTATTTCAAAAATTAATGCAAAATATAGAAGCAAAACTAATGAGGAACCTACAAATCCCAGTTCTTCAGACAATACTGAAAAAATAAAATCGGTCTGTGCCTCAGGCAGAAATTCCAGCCTACTTTGGCTTCCTTGCAGAACTCCTTTTCCTAAAAATCCTCCAGCTCCAACTGATATTTTAGACTGTATTACATGCCATCCGCTTCCTTTTCTATCTGTTTCAGGATGTAAAAATGTCTCCACACGTGTTCTCTGATAATCACTTAGTACAAACTTGTAAATTGGATAAACTGATAACATTAGGACTATCCCTATTATCCAAATTGGCTTCATGTTTGCGCCATATAGAAAAATCATAAACAGAAATGCAGAAACTGTTATCAAAGTTGTTCCCAAATCAGGCTGGATAAGGATTAGCAAAATAAGTGGAGTTACTGGCAAAACTGCCCCAATAATGTCATTTAAATTATTAATTCCACTTTTATACTTGTTTACAATCCAATAAGCAATAATTATAACAATCGCTATCTTTACAAACTCCGACGGCTGCAGTTGAAACGGCCCTAGTGCAATCCAACGCTGTGCTCCAAGAGTCTTTTTCCCTGCAAATCGTACAAGTAAAAGCAAAATAACACATATACCGTAAATATGTCGAATGAAATATTTTACATTTTTATAATCAACTGCTGCTATTAAAAATACTAACACTGTTCCTATCCCAATCCACAGCATATTTTTTACAACCATCCCGCCCTGTCTTGTCGCACTATATACAAATATTGTACTTATCATTACAAGAGCATACACAATCAGTAATATCATTTTATCTATCCGACGGATATTATTTCTCATATCATTCAATCTTTGGTTTTGAAACATTTTATACTCCTAAATTCCTATTTTTATTTTTTAAATTATAAAATTTTTTTACTTTATTTATTAATATTTCCCAAAACTGTTATATTTTCTGCTAAATATTTCGTTTTTGCAAAAGTATTTACATCCTCAATTTTTACATCATTAACTTCATTTTTCATTTTTTCAGTATCTAAAATTTCATTTTTTCTAATATAATAATTTCCTATAATTCCCATTCTTGAACGTGGATTTTCCATTGCAAAGGCGATTCTGCTCATATATTTGTTTTTTGCTTTCTGAAGTTCATCTTCTGTAACTCCATTTTCACGTAACTTTTTAAATTCTGAAAGCGTTATTTCTATTGCCTTTTCATAATTTTCTAGATTCGTTCCAATGTACGTCGATGTCAGGCCTCCTGATAAATAATATTGATTATACGTATAAACAGAATAGGCAAGTCCATTTTTCTCACGGATTTCCTGAAAAAGTCTAGAACTCATTGAACCACCAATAATATTCGCTAAAATATCCGTATATATTTTATTTTTACTGTTATAATCTTCACTTTGATGAGAAATACAGATATTAACTTGATTTATATCTTTTGAGACAATTTTTTTTCCAGCATTAAATGAAAAATCTATTTTATCACGTCTATCAATCTTTTTATCACCTAATTTTGAAAAATATTGATCAATTTTCTGAATAATCTCGTTTTTATCAAAATTTCCAGAAACTACAACCAAAATATTGTCTTTTGTGTATCTTTCCTTATAATATTTTCTGATTTCATCTGCAGTAAAGCCTTTTACACTAGCTTCTGTTCCAATAATAGGCTTTCCATACTGCCCATTTATACTGTCTGCATAATTCATTTCAAATACTAAATCATCTGGCGAATCCTTATACATCTTAATTTCTTCCATGATTACATCTTTTTCTTTTTCCAATTCCTTTTCATCAATCGTAGAATTTGTAACAATGTCAAACAAAATATCTACAGACTTTCCTAGAAACTGTGTTAAGGCATTTATATAAAAAACTGTTTCTTCTTTAGTCGTATGTGCATTCACATTTGCCCCAAGATAATCAATTTCTTCAGAAATTTCAAAATAATTTCTAGTAGGAGTCCCTTTAAAAATCATATGTTCCAGTACATGAGAGATTCCTTCCTCCGTATCACTTTCATCTCGTGAGCCAGTTTTTACAAATACTCCAACTGAGCAGGTAGAAATACTTTCAAGCCTATCAAAAATAACTTCTATTCCACTATTTGTCCTTATCTTTTCTATCATACCATTCCCTTCTTTTTTATTTTATAAAAATCAAAAATATTTATTAGTATTCAGAATCCCTAAATAATTTTATTCCAACTATTAAAAATATAATTAACGGAATAAAACAAGCTGCATAAATTGGAACTGCTCCAGATACTGCCATTGAACGTAAAATCGTGCTGACACCATAATAGGCATAACCAATTATTACAGATAATCCTATATTTAGAGCTGCTCCCCCTCTTACATACCTACTTCCTAGTGAAAGTCCAATTAGACACATAACGAATGAAGATAATGCAAAAGATATTCTATAATAAAATTCTATTCTTAAATTTAAGGAATCTGCTCCAACTCTTGTAAAATAAACTACCTTTTCACGTAATTCAGGCATTGTCAAATTTTTTGCCTTGACTGGACTTGCCAGTACATCCTCCATTTTTGCAATAAATTTGAATTTTTTTGTATCAGCAGGTTTCATTAAATTAGTTTTATCATCGTACTCCTTTAAGTCTTTAAAAGTCCATTCATTTGTTTTTGGGTTAATTTTTCCAAAAGGAGAAGTGTATATTTTGCTTATTTCCTTAAAGCCTTTTTCAAATTTCAGTATTTCAATATGCTCCATGGTCCCAGTATTTTTATTTACGTGTTCACTAAAAAGTACTGTTTTTTTATCAATTTTTACAAAAATAAATTTTTTCTCCGCCTTGACAGGTTCCTTATTATCAATTTTTAAAGATTTTAAATTTTCTTTTTTAGTATTTGATTTTCCTAAAGCGTCGTAATTTAACCAAAATACGCCCATACTTACAAGAAATGAAAAAATCATTGGAAATAAAGCTATTCTTGCGAAACTGATTCCACTTGTTTTCATTGCTGCGATTTCCAGCTGTTTTGCCATTTTGCTTATACACAGAAGACTTCCAAGCAGAACTCCAAGAGGAGCTGTATTTGTTATTATTTCAGGTGTTCCGTATCTCAGATATCTTATGGCATCATGTCCTTTAAGCTTTCCGTCCATAATCCATCCTGTAAGACTAATACTTTCAGCTAGTAAAAATATTAAGAAAAACATCATCATTCCTAAAATAAAACTTTTTACATAGTTTAGAATTATATATTTATCTAATTTATTCATACTCCTCCTTTCGCTAATTTCCTTTATATTTCTTTATTGAAAAATATATGCACATTATAAATAAAACAAAATTAGGAACCCACATTGCAATGTTTGCTGGTACATTATTTTTTAACACCATGATCTTTGCATAACTTGCCATTCCTATATAACCAAATATAACAATCAAACTTATTCCAAAAC
Proteins encoded in this window:
- a CDS encoding M16 family metallopeptidase, whose protein sequence is MIEKIRTNSGIEVIFDRLESISTCSVGVFVKTGSRDESDTEEGISHVLEHMIFKGTPTRNYFEISEEIDYLGANVNAHTTKEETVFYINALTQFLGKSVDILFDIVTNSTIDEKELEKEKDVIMEEIKMYKDSPDDLVFEMNYADSINGQYGKPIIGTEASVKGFTADEIRKYYKERYTKDNILVVVSGNFDKNEIIQKIDQYFSKLGDKKIDRRDKIDFSFNAGKKIVSKDINQVNICISHQSEDYNSKNKIYTDILANIIGGSMSSRLFQEIREKNGLAYSVYTYNQYYLSGGLTSTYIGTNLENYEKAIEITLSEFKKLRENGVTEDELQKAKNKYMSRIAFAMENPRSRMGIIGNYYIRKNEILDTEKMKNEVNDVKIEDVNTFAKTKYLAENITVLGNINK
- the accD gene encoding acetyl-CoA carboxylase, carboxyltransferase subunit beta; this translates as MGLFSSRKSKNKYVTLTSKSKLTVDIVDDNKWKKCNQCNEIIYNEDLKNNLNVCPKCGNYFRLTAFERIELLIDEETFMERDMTLNSKDVLNFPGYEEKLETSREKSRMLDGVISGVGKINGIEVSIAAMEFSFMGGSMGSVVGEKITRALERGLKRKIPVVVVSSSGGARMQEGILSLMQMAKTSGAVKRLNEAGIPFISVPVDPTTGGVTASFAMLGDVIITEPNAFIAFAGPRVIEQTVNQKLPKGFQRAEFLLEHGMIDIISERKDLKTTIYRVLEKLV
- a CDS encoding acetyl-CoA carboxylase carboxyltransferase subunit alpha, with the translated sequence MSIKDEIKELEDNIAELKRFSAERNIDFSAQITELEKNLEDKYRDFEENEMDAWNRIQISRNPQRPYTLDYIKELTQDFIELHGDRLSKDDNAIVGGLATIDGYKIMIIGQQKGRDIESNIFRNFGMASPEGYRKALRLMRMAERFKLPILTLIDTAGAYPGIEAEEKGQGEAIAKNLAEMFGFRVPIVSVVIGEGGSGGALGIGVADSILMFENSVYSVISPEGCASILFNDSTKAAEAAKSLKMDAISLKSLGVIDEIIKEPLGGAHRNFKETAQNLKEMVVKEFKRIDKFSLRELLKRRYDKYRKIGEFFEE
- the metF gene encoding methylenetetrahydrofolate reductase [NAD(P)H], with product MKIKDMFEQKEHLISFEIFPPNKNFSEEKLKNVTAELVEYKPDFISVTYGAGGKTKGGTIEMASYIKNNLKTEVLAHLTCVGSKKSEINDYLQEAKNHNVKNILALRGDVPVGETEEIYNKGDYKYASELIRDLRKNREFHDFSIGGAFYPETHYENNDLVDLFHLKNKVEAGTDFLTSQMFFDNNIFIKFKEQAEKLDIKVPLVAGIMPVTNAKQIKRIIELSKCSVPKKLDKLLEKYGDNLESMKKAGIMYASEQIIELLAYGIKGIHIYTMNKPEIAREIMKNIEFAR
- a CDS encoding LptF/LptG family permease; the encoded protein is MNKLDKYIILNYVKSFILGMMMFFLIFLLAESISLTGWIMDGKLKGHDAIRYLRYGTPEIITNTAPLGVLLGSLLCISKMAKQLEIAAMKTSGISFARIALFPMIFSFLVSMGVFWLNYDALGKSNTKKENLKSLKIDNKEPVKAEKKFIFVKIDKKTVLFSEHVNKNTGTMEHIEILKFEKGFKEISKIYTSPFGKINPKTNEWTFKDLKEYDDKTNLMKPADTKKFKFIAKMEDVLASPVKAKNLTMPELREKVVYFTRVGADSLNLRIEFYYRISFALSSFVMCLIGLSLGSRYVRGGAALNIGLSVIIGYAYYGVSTILRSMAVSGAVPIYAACFIPLIIFLIVGIKLFRDSEY
- a CDS encoding RluA family pseudouridine synthase, translating into MEKKEVIVNSEMEGMRLDRYLRKNFKEESLSRIFGAIRSGDIKINGKKSKENYRLLLNDKIIIRNLSSGNIGKTGNSVNIAKEKNLKILESDLEKYKKMVIFENEDFFIVNKKENIPMHKGTGHKYGLAEVFKEIYKSENINFANRLDFETSGLVIGCKTLKFLRYISQKIRDNEVHKKYFAIVHNRNVTEHPKFKEKNLNLKDFKIENYLTTMENKVIVSEKHILGESKKSITYFKQINLDKLENSKKILKLLEKNNKNILLLDIELITGRKHQIRAQLAHEGLFIVGDKKYGIKDGSSRFFLCCYSLSFDNYNFSIIDKAFF
- the rodA gene encoding rod shape-determining protein RodA, whose protein sequence is MFQNQRLNDMRNNIRRIDKMILLIVYALVMISTIFVYSATRQGGMVVKNMLWIGIGTVLVFLIAAVDYKNVKYFIRHIYGICVILLLLVRFAGKKTLGAQRWIALGPFQLQPSEFVKIAIVIIIAYWIVNKYKSGINNLNDIIGAVLPVTPLILLILIQPDLGTTLITVSAFLFMIFLYGANMKPIWIIGIVLMLSVYPIYKFVLSDYQRTRVETFLHPETDRKGSGWHVIQSKISVGAGGFLGKGVLQGSQSRLEFLPEAQTDFIFSVLSEELGFVGSSLVLLLYFALIFEIMRISRIVQDDFGRLILYGIAGVIFMHVIVNVGMTIGLVPVTGKPLLFMSYGGSSFLASFIMIGIVESIKIHNN